TACTACTGTTCTCTCGGAGCATACTTTAAAGGGTTCAAGTCAAAACCTGCCGGCAAATCAAACTTTCCGGCCAAAGCAAGAATTGCTgaaactcaagaaaataaggtctTACCTCAAGAAAATCAACAAACCAGCAGTCAAAACAATTCAGGtactcttcttttttctctttatctTTTCAAGATTGCAGCTTTTCAAGTTttcttacaatttttttttttttttgtgttttatttgatGCAGAGTCCAGATGGGGATCTAATAGATTGTGTTTTATCTCATCTTCAACCAGCTTTTGACCATCCTCAACTCAAAGGAATGAAGCCATTGGTATTTTGCTAAAGAATACTTTAATTTCTCTCTTTAATTGAAACACAAAGTTAAAggaacatttttttttctttttctgctaAACCATGAAATGAAGGTGGGGTTTAATTTGATGTGTTTCATGCAATGCAGGAACCTCCAAAGAGGCCTAAAGCTAATGACTCTatgaatgaaatgaaagaaagcttACAACTTTGGACAGTTTCTGGAGAATTATGCCCTGAAGGAACTGTTCCAATTAGGAGAACAACAGAGAAAGATGTCCTAAGAACTAGCTCTTTCCGAAGATTTGGTAGAAAAATTAGAAGAGGTGTAAGACACGACACATTGAGCAATGATCATGAGGTAATAATTAGTATATGCACATCAACTTTGATATTGTAAAAAttcatatttataaaaattataattaaacaCTTTCAAGATAAACTAGTGTTGATAACAGTCAAACAAGAGTCAAAATGTCACTTTCAAGATGCAAACAGCAACAGACATTGCCTTTAAAAGCAACGTAGGATTAGGACATGACAATTTTAATGTACTTAAAGAGAAGAGTGTACAATCTGTCTAAAGGTTTATAATTTGAATTCCAACAATGTGAAAATGTTTTCTTGTAATGGCAGCATGCGGTAGCTTTCGTGAATGGAGATCAATACTATGGAGCCAAGGCAAGCATTAATGTGTGGACGCCCAGAGTTACAGACCAATATGAATTCAGTCTGTCACAACTTTGGGTCATCTCTGGTACCTTTGGCAATGATCTTAATACCATTGAAGCTGGTTGGCAGGTATGCTTTATTCAAGCCATTAATTTTAAGTCCCAAGTACATGGTTTTACTTCTATGTCTCTCTCCCAAACGAAAATTAGGGTTATAAAAGAAATAGCTTTTGCACCTAAGGATATAGCCTAGTGATCAAAGAAGAGCGCCATTTTTAGTAGTAATAAAATACAGTCAAACTTGTCCATAACAATCTATCATCTATATCAACACTTCTTTATAataatcaatttttttttggaatcaaATTTTGATGTTacgttataatatatgttctttataacaatactataacattcaaaaaatattagAACACACTATGCTATTATAAATAGGTTTGACTATTAACATTTAGGGAATTATTTTTTATAGTGAGTACTCGATTAATTAATTGAGTTGGACATAAATCATCACTATCgtcataaaaagaaaaagaaaagtttttttaaaaaaattccttGAAGTCCAATTGCAACCTACTTTATTCgtcttttcttttcccctttcaagTAAAGATATCATTATTGCTGCTAAGCTGTAACATCATCAGTACAATGCTTCATTTGAAAGTGAAACATCAGCTAATTTAGTTGTCAtaacaaactatatatatatccataaaCCACAATGACAgctaatatttttatatattttgggTTGCTTTCTGAGTCAACAGAGATTTTAAGTTTGGTAAACTAATTAAGTGTCATGTTCTTTTTCAGGTCAGCCCAGAACTGTATGGAGACAACTATCCTAGGTTCTTCACTTATTGGACGGTAAGAgttttattttcttcatatcaTACATGTGCAAACATATTTTTTATATCGTCAatgcataaaatttaaatttgtaATATAATTCAAAACGCAGACGGATGCATACCAAGCCACAGGATGTTACAACTTATTATGCTCAGGTTTCGTTCAAACAAACAACAGGATTGCTATGGGGGCAGCAATATCTCCAAGATCAAATGTCAATGCCAGACAATTTGATATTGGCATAATGATATGGAAGGTAGTATTTAAGTCCCCTTTAACTTTATTGTTTGCTGTAACATTTTTATTCTCCTTTATAacctaaaaaaaaagaattttttatagCTGTTTAGCCACCTCctcgaccccccccccccccccaaattgcTTATCAAGTacgtttctcttttcttttaaggGGTGGGGAAAGGGAGGATTGAAATTGAAAACTTAGTGGGGTTGAGGCATGCGTAGGGACATTGTCATTACCTGACAAAAACGCTATAGTAATATATTCCTTAGATATGGTTTTGTCCTCACGGTTTAATAATAGTTCTAAATTGCAAGATTCTCTTCTACATTGCTAAGAGAAGCCTTCGCTGAGTCAACTTCCCATTTTCCACTTCAATTTAAAATTCTATTTCCTTACTACCTGACACCTAACAACTTTTAGGGCTAACAGTTTAATTTGGAACTACTACTCTTCTTGTTTCCACACTTGTTTCTAATGTATTCTTCTTTTGCATCAATCTTTTTCTCCCTATGCAACATAACAAGTTTCGACAGAAATATATAGGATTTAATttatatcattttattttaaCATGTTATAATAGACAATATGCCTTATTTTTAAGAATATTATCCCAGTTTTTTTTGACAGTTACTTGTCTTTTATCTTTTTTATGTGACTGATATAGTAACTGTCAATATTTAAGATTGttaaactcaaatatatataaCTTGTTCAATTATCAGGAAAAATGTCTTTTCTTTAAATCAATACGATAAAACTTTACCTGCTGAAATAACTACAAGAACTAATTTGGCTTGTATATAGGACCCAAAGCATGGACACTGGTGGCTGGAATTCGGGTCGGGTCTATTAGTTGGGTACTGGCCAGATTTCTTGTTCAGCCATTTGAGAAGGCATGCAAGTATGATACAATTTGGAGGAGAAATAGTGAACTCAAGATCAACTGGATATCACACTTCAACACAAATGGGAAGTGGACATTTTGCAGATGAAGGTTTTGGCAAAGCTTCCTATTTCAGAAACTTGCAAGTAGTTGACTGGGATAATAACTTGATTCCTTTGTCAAATCTTCATCTCTTAGCTGACCATCCTAATTGCTATGACATTAGAGCTGGAAAAAATAATGTTTGGggtaattatttttattatggtgGTCCTGGAAGAAATTCAAGGTGCccgtaaagaaaaaataatttcattttgGCCTTGTAGAGTATGTATCCTGTTTTTCtctatttccctttttttttctttctttctttaagtTCTTTGTGTCCCTATTTTGACCTAGGATTTAGAAGGTTTGAGTCATTTCTTAGATTTTTTAAGATAACAAGTTTGCTTTGCTCCAAAGAGCTCATCCATTACTTATTTGACCAATTATGAGCTGATCATGTAAATTTTGGCAAGAAGTTGATAGTATACCCTGGTTCCTATTGTATTGATTACAATTTACATGTctgttattttaatttattttattgtcaACTGATGGAAATGGTGTGTAGAAAATTGTACAACCACACCTACCGTAGGAACTTGGGAGTTCAAAGTCCTAGGTGTAATGACCAAAACAGCATCTTGAGAATCTCAATTACCCAATGTGTCTGTATCTGTGCCAGTGAGATTACAGATTTTGGCGtagtttcaaataattttctagtaAGATGTTGATGGTAACGTTTAATGTAGATTTGCATGTGGGAAgcataggtagaatacaacatagCTGGCAGAACAGAAGTCCAACTTTTGAATCTTATTAATATAATAACAT
This DNA window, taken from Nicotiana tabacum cultivar K326 chromosome 4, ASM71507v2, whole genome shotgun sequence, encodes the following:
- the LOC107811589 gene encoding protein neprosin, whose amino-acid sequence is MLTEETIRKGHPKIMTSTSSSSSNSIIFSFVAFLLLISSFSTTVLSEHTLKGSSQNLPANQTFRPKQELLKLKKIRSYLKKINKPAVKTIQSPDGDLIDCVLSHLQPAFDHPQLKGMKPLEPPKRPKANDSMNEMKESLQLWTVSGELCPEGTVPIRRTTEKDVLRTSSFRRFGRKIRRGVRHDTLSNDHEHAVAFVNGDQYYGAKASINVWTPRVTDQYEFSLSQLWVISGTFGNDLNTIEAGWQVSPELYGDNYPRFFTYWTTDAYQATGCYNLLCSGFVQTNNRIAMGAAISPRSNVNARQFDIGIMIWKDPKHGHWWLEFGSGLLVGYWPDFLFSHLRRHASMIQFGGEIVNSRSTGYHTSTQMGSGHFADEGFGKASYFRNLQVVDWDNNLIPLSNLHLLADHPNCYDIRAGKNNVWGNYFYYGGPGRNSRCP